ATCCGGCACGGCTATCTTTCCCACATCATGCAGGAGTGCGCCAAAACCAATCTCACGCTTCGTCTTTTCATCAACTCCAAGCCTGTTGGCGATCAATTGAGTGTACTCCCGTACCCGTTGCGAATGCAGGCGAGTGTTGTGTTCCCTCAGATCCAGCGCCGACACGAGGCCAAGGAGGGTCTCCTCATTGGCATTGGCAAGTTCCTGCAGCAATGTCCGCTGCTTGTCGAACAGCCAGCCAGGGATGACACCAGCCACCCAGAATCCGACCAGTTCGCCTACCTGATTTGCCTGCTCCATGTAGTTACCCGGCCAGTCGAGAAAAGCGTGCAGGATAAAGAGTAGGCTGACGGCAAAGGCAGTAATGCATGCCCCTCTTAGCCCGAACCAGGCTGCGGCCATGACCGGTGGCAGGAAGTAGAGCTTGCGCAGTACGATATGGATTTTATGGTAATCGTGCGGCTCGGTAGGGGTCAGATAATGAAGCAGGGCGATAATTCCCGTTAATAGAACGAGAGCGATAATTTTTCTTTTCGATTGCCGGTCCATTGCCAGCTCCTTCCTGAATGGAGAATACTCTCCGGTTGTGGGATGTAATTGTAGCATATTCTTAGCCTTCACAAATCCACTAAGCTACCCTCGATACAGAATAATTACATAATTTCGGCACATTAACCTCCAGTTACCTATTTGGCATGTTTGTTGATCTATGTATAAGCAAATACCAGGTTTCACCCGAATAAAACGAGCTCAAAGGAGAGAGACAATGAAAAAGAACATGATCTTGGGAATGGCATTAGTGTTGGGGATTCTTTCAGTTGGGGCAACTTCATCTTTGGCTGCCAATCTATGTTGCGACAACGGAAAGTGCGC
This window of the Geoanaerobacter pelophilus genome carries:
- a CDS encoding HD-GYP domain-containing protein, with amino-acid sequence MLQLHPTTGEYSPFRKELAMDRQSKRKIIALVLLTGIIALLHYLTPTEPHDYHKIHIVLRKLYFLPPVMAAAWFGLRGACITAFAVSLLFILHAFLDWPGNYMEQANQVGELVGFWVAGVIPGWLFDKQRTLLQELANANEETLLGLVSALDLREHNTRLHSQRVREYTQLIANRLGVDEKTKREIGFGALLHDVGKIAVPDQILLKPGKLTDQEWVEMRKHPEAGYRIVKRIGFLKNAAEIVYAHHEQFDGHGYPRGLKGESIPLGARMFMVADVFDALTSERPYRSPMTYEEASAEIKGQSGSHFDPFIVEAFMAIAPEQLRAIIGRYQDGHGDTLAG